In Candidatus Methylarchaceae archaeon HK02M2, the genomic window TCTTAAAGACTTCTGAGAAAAGAGCCAAGGACTATCGCAAGGTTAGGGGTTTACTACAGAAGTTTTATGTCCGTGATAGATCAAGTAACCATTTTGGTGGAATTTTTATCTTCGACTCAAAGGAAAATCTTAAAGCGTTCAGAAACTCGGAGTTAGTGAGAAGCAGTCAGGAAGCTTATAAATTTCTTGATCCTCCAGATATCAGAGAACTCGAGATTGTAAAGTTATTACACGAACAAAAGGAGCATCTCATATAATTTTTTATTATTTATTTAAACATCTCTAAGTAGTCTATACGCTTTTTCTTCAATATCGGCTATTTGTGTGAGGATGGTAGATACTTTCTGTCCGTCCTGACGCAAAGCCGATTTACACAAAGAAATTATTCGCTCACCAGATAGTTTGAATAATTTGGATGAATCAGACCAGTTAAGTATATTGTATTTTTCCCCTAGAGTTTTAAGCACTGATGCTTGCCAAAAACGCATTCCGTGACTGTTTTCAAATGTTTCAGGCAATAAAGGTGGAGCAGTCGCATATGTAACCATATGCTCAAAACACTTTTCGTTATCCCATTCAATGATTTCATCAGCCAATCTACGCATTGCAGGAATGCCAAAAAGACGTTCTGGCGGATTTAAAAACCTCTCAGCCTTATTTAAAAAACCATTCTTTGCTACATCAAATTCAGAAGGAATAACTTCAGGAAGGGTAAAAACCCTTATTGTATTTTTTTTACTTACGCCAGGAACTCTCACATCTAAGGATTTTTCGAACTCATCAAAGGATATTTTTTGTACGTCTTTATAGCTACTATCATGCACAAGAAGAACCTTTTCTTCGTCATCATAACCAACCACAAGAATATAATGAAGAGGGACATGAATCTTTTTGTACAAATCAGGATAATAATGAAGATAATACATATCGAGAGCACCAGCAACAACTGGTTTTCCTATATCAATGAATTCTTTAAGCTTTGAAAAAGTATATTGAAAACTCCTTCCTTCGATAACAGTTTGTTTATATCCGATTAATAACCCTAAATCTCTCAGTAAATACTTAGGACTAGCGCCCCAATACACCATACAAGGCGGATCTGCTCCTTTAAAACGAAGATATGAAAAACCAGCCATCCCACCAACAATAGAAAGTAAATAATCAACATAATTGACTCCCTTCCAAGATAAAATATCTTCCAATCCGTTTACATAACAAGTAGATTCAAAGACTTTATGAGGTAAAGCGATTAATTTTTTCATATAATGAAGATAATATTTGTTTATTATTAAAAATTTTTATCTTAACTCTAAATTTTGGAAAATAAATTTAACTTTTGTAAATAAATGTGGAGGTTTGTTGATTGTAAATCATCCTAAATTAGGAGCAAATATGAATAAAGTTAATTTTCATGCTTCTCTCTCGTTAGTCTAGATCCCTGTGACTTTGAGATCTCCTCAACTGCGGAAATAAGCACATTAACCTCCTCTTTAGTGTTGTAGAGATATGTGGAGGCCCGGACAGATCCCCTAGGTCGGTTTAGAAAAATTTTCATCAAAGGAATGGTGCAGTGATGTCCTGATCTGACCATTATATTTCTTGAGATATCCAGAGCTAAGGCTACATTGTGAGGATTTTGGTCTTGGACATTAAAGGAAACTATGCCAATTCTTTTTTCCAAATTTTCAGGACCATATATCTCAACTTGAGGGATTTCTCTTAATCCATGGTACATCCTCTTAGTAAGTTCTTCTTCGTGTGTTTTTATACTCCCCATCCCGATCTCCCTCAGGTAATCAGTCGCTTTGCCTAATCCAATAATCTCAGCAATTGGAGGGGTTCCTGCTTCGAACCTTTGTGGGCTTTCATTCAATCTATAGTAATCTAAACCAACATCCTCTATCGTTCCTCCACCGATAGTAGTGGGTTCGATGTCCT contains:
- a CDS encoding YdhR family protein; this encodes MQLLIFLFKSGMNIKEVLKTSEKRAKDYRKVRGLLQKFYVRDRSSNHFGGIFIFDSKENLKAFRNSELVRSSQEAYKFLDPPDIRELEIVKLLHEQKEHLI
- a CDS encoding BtrH N-terminal domain-containing protein, which translates into the protein MKKLIALPHKVFESTCYVNGLEDILSWKGVNYVDYLLSIVGGMAGFSYLRFKGADPPCMVYWGASPKYLLRDLGLLIGYKQTVIEGRSFQYTFSKLKEFIDIGKPVVAGALDMYYLHYYPDLYKKIHVPLHYILVVGYDDEEKVLLVHDSSYKDVQKISFDEFEKSLDVRVPGVSKKNTIRVFTLPEVIPSEFDVAKNGFLNKAERFLNPPERLFGIPAMRRLADEIIEWDNEKCFEHMVTYATAPPLLPETFENSHGMRFWQASVLKTLGEKYNILNWSDSSKLFKLSGERIISLCKSALRQDGQKVSTILTQIADIEEKAYRLLRDV